In Nodosilinea sp. PGN35, the genomic stretch GTAATAAATGACGCTAGAATCTTCCATTTTGAAAAATATTCACAAGCTGCCTGAATCCATTCAACAGTCTGTGTTGCTTTACACAGAATTTTTGGTTAGCCGCTATGCCAAAGACTCTGCTGGGACTACAGAAGATGAGGCCCCTCAGAACTTGCGCCTGGCAGGCTCTATGAAAGGAACTTTTGTATCGCCACTACCTGACAACTTTGACGAGCCCTTGGAAGAGCTTGAAGAGTATATGTAATGAGAAAGAATCCATGGTAAGTCCCACAGGGGTACAGAGGCTAATTGATGAAGATTCCAAGCGATGCCATCATTCCAGATGAAAAGCTTACTCGC encodes the following:
- a CDS encoding DUF2281 domain-containing protein, which encodes MTLESSILKNIHKLPESIQQSVLLYTEFLVSRYAKDSAGTTEDEAPQNLRLAGSMKGTFVSPLPDNFDEPLEELEEYM